The DNA region CAAGCGCGTGTTTCGTCCGGGATTCATGAAAAAAGTGTCGCGTACCTCGGTGCTGGAACATTATGGTTTCAAGACCCTGATGTACGGCACTTTGCTGCCGGGGCCGGACATCGGGCGCAATTGTGCCGATATCATGCGTAGCGTGCGCGATGCGGGTTTCGAGGTGGGCATCCATTGCTACGACCATATCCGCTGGCAGGACCATGTGGCAGCCAAAGGGGCTCGCTGGACCAAGCGCGAGATGCAGCGGGCGGTCGGGCGATTCACCGAGATATTCGGCACCCCGCCCAAGGCCCATGCGGCGGCAGGATGGCAGACCAATCGTCATGCCTTGCGGCAGACACAGCACCTGGGCTTTGAATACAGCTCCGATACGCGCGGTACGCGGCCATTCATTCCGACCTGGGATGCCGAGATTATCGCCTGCCCGCAATTGCCCACCACCTTGCCGACGCTGGACGAACTCGTCGGGCGCGACGGCATTACCATCCAGAATGTCGCCCAGCATCTGCTCGACATCACCAGCAAGCCGTCCGAGACCGGTCATGTCTATACCCTGCATGCCGAGCTGGAAGGGCAAAAGTGGATGCCGATCTTCGAGCAGCTGTTGCAAGGCTGGACGGCGCAGGGCTACGAACTGGTATCGATGCGTCAATACCTGCAAGGATTCAAGCTGGCCGATCTGCCCAGATACGAAGTGAAACCCGGTATGGTCGAAGGACGCAGTGGTACGCTGGCGGTACAAGGCCGGAACAGCTAAAGATTGCTGTAAAAATGCCGTA from Sideroxyarcus emersonii includes:
- a CDS encoding polysaccharide deacetylase family protein, giving the protein MKQIALKIDVDTYRGTREGVPRLVETLKNHHAQASFYFSLGPDHTGRAIKRVFRPGFMKKVSRTSVLEHYGFKTLMYGTLLPGPDIGRNCADIMRSVRDAGFEVGIHCYDHIRWQDHVAAKGARWTKREMQRAVGRFTEIFGTPPKAHAAAGWQTNRHALRQTQHLGFEYSSDTRGTRPFIPTWDAEIIACPQLPTTLPTLDELVGRDGITIQNVAQHLLDITSKPSETGHVYTLHAELEGQKWMPIFEQLLQGWTAQGYELVSMRQYLQGFKLADLPRYEVKPGMVEGRSGTLAVQGRNS